In Pseudomonas asiatica, the following are encoded in one genomic region:
- a CDS encoding lysine N(6)-hydroxylase/L-ornithine N(5)-oxygenase family protein, translating to MSQSAKPETIKDLIGVGFGPSNLALAIALEELAESHGHALDALFIDKQQDYRWHGETLATQSELQISFLKDLVSLRNPTSPYSFVNYLHQKQRLADFINLGTFYPCRLEYNDYLRWAAEHFATQAVYGEEVLRIEPDVQAGRVEHLRLVSRDAQGREYSRRTRSVVVGSGGTPKIPEKFGAFKDDPRVFHHSQYLSSLNKLPCTAGKPMRIAVIGSGQSAAEAFIDLNDSYPSVKVDMILRGSALKPADDSPFVNEIFSPDYTDLVYNEPADQRSKLLGEYHNTNYSVVDLNLIERIYGILYRQKVAHQYRHNVLCRRQVEAVVATREGLELTLRDLATGQQQTHRYDAVILATGYERRSHRDLLAPLAGYLDDFNVDRNYRVLTSPDLQASVYLQGFCENSHGLSDTLLSVLPARAAEIGRALYQDLAQLHGKPQPAVALTRA from the coding sequence ATGAGCCAGTCTGCAAAACCGGAAACCATCAAGGACCTGATCGGCGTGGGCTTCGGCCCTTCCAACCTGGCCCTGGCCATCGCCCTGGAAGAACTCGCCGAGTCCCACGGCCATGCCCTCGACGCGCTGTTCATCGACAAGCAGCAGGACTATCGCTGGCATGGCGAAACCCTGGCCACCCAGAGCGAGCTGCAGATCTCGTTCCTCAAGGACCTGGTGTCGCTGCGCAACCCCACCAGCCCCTACAGCTTCGTCAACTACCTGCACCAGAAGCAGCGCCTGGCCGACTTCATCAACCTCGGCACCTTCTACCCCTGCCGCCTCGAGTACAACGACTACCTGCGCTGGGCCGCCGAGCACTTCGCCACCCAGGCGGTATATGGCGAGGAAGTGCTGCGCATCGAGCCGGACGTGCAGGCGGGCCGAGTCGAGCACCTGCGCCTGGTCTCGCGCGACGCCCAAGGCCGCGAATATAGCCGCCGCACCCGTTCGGTAGTGGTCGGCAGCGGCGGTACGCCAAAAATCCCGGAAAAGTTCGGTGCCTTCAAGGACGACCCGCGGGTATTCCACCACTCCCAGTACCTGAGCAGCCTGAACAAGCTGCCATGCACCGCCGGCAAGCCGATGCGCATTGCCGTGATCGGCTCGGGCCAGAGCGCCGCCGAGGCGTTCATCGACCTCAACGACAGCTATCCGTCGGTCAAGGTCGACATGATCCTGCGCGGTTCGGCGCTCAAGCCCGCCGATGACAGCCCGTTCGTCAACGAGATCTTCTCGCCGGACTACACCGACCTGGTCTACAACGAACCGGCCGACCAGCGCAGCAAGCTGCTGGGCGAATACCACAACACCAACTATTCGGTGGTCGACCTCAACCTGATCGAACGCATCTACGGCATCCTCTACCGGCAGAAGGTCGCCCACCAGTACCGCCACAATGTGCTGTGCCGGCGCCAGGTCGAAGCCGTGGTGGCCACCCGCGAAGGCCTGGAGCTGACACTGCGCGACCTCGCCACCGGCCAGCAGCAGACCCACCGCTACGATGCGGTGATACTCGCCACCGGTTACGAGCGCCGCTCGCACCGTGACCTGCTGGCGCCCCTGGCCGGCTACCTGGACGATTTCAACGTCGACCGCAACTACCGCGTGCTGACCAGCCCCGACCTGCAGGCCTCGGTGTACCTGCAGGGCTTCTGCGAAAACAGCCACGGCCTGAGTGACACCCTGCTCTCGGTGCTGCCGGCGCGCGCTGCGGAAATTGGCCGCGCGCTGTACCAGGACCTGGCGCAGCTGCACGGCAAGCCGCAACCGGCAGTGGCTCTGACCCGCGCCTGA
- a CDS encoding kinetochore Spc7 family protein — protein MTGIAAVSISTTSQALSTTQAADSQDAQKTEENGAGTQADTSKVNGGGQTQGAQSSSESSEPAHIRQLREMIKKLQKQLAEEQKQLAQLMAQKMDETTKLAAVSAKQASIATINGEILQATAQLLEALQKTGGSSAGGMVSTTA, from the coding sequence ATGACAGGTATTGCAGCAGTCAGCATCAGCACCACGAGCCAGGCGCTGAGCACAACCCAGGCCGCCGACAGCCAGGATGCGCAAAAGACTGAAGAGAATGGGGCCGGCACTCAGGCCGACACGTCGAAGGTGAACGGTGGTGGCCAGACTCAAGGTGCCCAGAGCAGCAGTGAAAGTTCGGAGCCTGCGCACATCAGGCAATTGCGCGAGATGATCAAGAAGCTGCAGAAGCAGTTGGCCGAGGAGCAGAAGCAACTGGCCCAGTTGATGGCGCAGAAGATGGACGAAACCACCAAGCTGGCAGCTGTGTCCGCCAAGCAAGCGAGCATCGCCACCATCAATGGTGAAATCCTGCAGGCCACCGCGCAGTTGCTCGAAGCATTACAGAAAACGGGTGGCAGCAGCGCGGGCGGGATGGTCAGCACCACGGCCTGA
- the pbpG gene encoding D-alanyl-D-alanine endopeptidase, whose translation MKTSLSILSLLLLLTGTATLPSTAAAQPPAQVQRDPSKLHLASGSALLIDLNTNQELYSSHADRVVPIASVTKLMTAMVVLDAKQPMDEMLTMTIANNPEMKGVYSRVRLGSQLDRRETLLITLMSSENRAANTLANHYPGGYPAFIKAMNAKARSLGMAHTRYVEPTGLSTQNVSTARDLAKLLMASRKYPMLSELSTTREKTVAFRKPNYTLGFRNTDHLVNKSNWDIKLTKTGFTNEAGHCLVLLTRMDNRPVAMVILDAFGKYTHFADASRMRQWLETGAAKPAPAVAMQYKAERQNKGRLAAE comes from the coding sequence GTGAAAACATCCCTGTCCATCCTCAGCCTGCTGCTGTTGCTCACAGGTACTGCGACCCTTCCGTCGACCGCTGCTGCACAACCCCCGGCCCAGGTTCAACGTGACCCATCCAAGCTGCACCTCGCCTCGGGCAGCGCCCTGCTGATAGACCTGAACACCAACCAGGAGCTGTATTCGAGCCACGCCGACCGCGTGGTGCCGATTGCCTCGGTGACCAAACTGATGACGGCGATGGTAGTGCTGGATGCCAAGCAGCCCATGGATGAAATGCTCACCATGACCATTGCCAACAACCCGGAAATGAAAGGCGTGTATTCGCGTGTGCGCCTAGGCAGCCAGCTCGACCGCCGCGAAACCTTGCTGATTACCCTGATGTCATCGGAAAACCGTGCGGCCAACACCCTGGCCAACCATTACCCTGGCGGCTACCCGGCGTTCATCAAGGCGATGAACGCCAAGGCCCGCAGCCTGGGCATGGCGCACACCCGCTACGTCGAGCCAACGGGCCTGTCGACGCAGAACGTGTCCACGGCCCGTGACCTGGCCAAGCTGCTGATGGCGTCGCGCAAGTACCCGATGCTGAGCGAGCTGTCGACCACCCGCGAGAAGACCGTGGCCTTCCGCAAGCCCAACTACACCCTGGGCTTCCGCAACACCGACCACCTGGTGAACAAGAGCAACTGGGACATCAAGCTGACCAAGACCGGCTTCACCAATGAAGCCGGGCACTGCCTGGTGCTGCTGACCCGCATGGACAACCGCCCGGTGGCCATGGTGATCCTCGACGCCTTTGGCAAGTACACCCACTTCGCCGATGCCAGCCGCATGCGTCAGTGGCTGGAAACCGGTGCTGCCAAGCCGGCGCCGGCGGTGGCCATGCAGTACAAGGCAGAGCGGCAGAACAAGGGGCGCCTGGCGGCCGAATGA